In a genomic window of Passer domesticus isolate bPasDom1 chromosome 3, bPasDom1.hap1, whole genome shotgun sequence:
- the GPR75 gene encoding probable G-protein coupled receptor 75, whose translation MNGSGRLPAGPAEQLGANGSGPAELREGTHAATLAACASLLALVFCLGSYGNLIVLLSFFDPALRKFRTDFDFMILNLSFCDLFICGVAAPMFAFVLFFGPARGVPGTFCFTFHLTSSGFIIMSLKTVAVIALHRLRMVLGKHPHRAASAPCSLLLTLLLWAASFTLATLATLRTRGSRLCLPMASLPSGQGRLILYLYLTDFICCVAVVSVSYAMIARALRRNARARSGPAAAGTPGAQPFAGPGAVPALYRTQSCSKPPHGHAKLVGRLPLASAVNLATAKDSKAVVTCVVIVLSVLVCCLPLAISLVQDMLSGSGGFVLYQFELCGFTLIFFKSGLNPFIYSRNSAGLRRRMLWCLQYAALVFFCCKHKTRLRAMGKGSLEVNRNKSSHHETNSAYMLSPKAQKKGLEQACGASHSKDSVLSPKASAGQQQQQQHYGQSSSTPLNTRVEPYYSVYNSSPSAEGSTPHSLQPAAFAFAKGCGAAPARHIPLPSV comes from the coding sequence ATGAACGGGTCGGGGCGGCTGCCGGCCGGGCCCGCGGAGCAGCTGGGCGCGAACGGCAGCGGCCCCGCGGAGCTGCGGGAGGGCACCCACGCCGCCACGCTGGCCGCCTGCGCCTCCCTGCTGGCCCTCGTCTTCTGCCTCGGCTCCTACGGCAACCTCATCGTGCTGCTCTCCTTCTTCGACCCGGCCCTccggaaattccgcaccgacTTCGACTTCATGATCCTCAACCTCTCCTTCTGCGACCTCTTCATCTGCGGCGTGGCCGCCCCCATGTTCGCCTTCGTGCTGTTCTtcggcccggcccgcggcgTGCCCGGCACCTTCTGCTTCACCTTCCACCTCACCAGCTCCGGCTTCATCATCATGTCGCTGAAGACGGTGGCGGTGATCGCGCTGCACCGGCTGCGCATGGTGCTGGGCAAGCACCCGCACCGCGCCGCCTCCGCGCCCTGCTCGCTGCTGCTcacgctgctgctctgggcCGCCAGCTTCACCCTGGCCACGCTGGCCACGCTGCGCACCCGCGGCTCCCgcctctgcctgcccatggcCAGCCTGCCCAgcgggcagggcaggctcaTCCTCTACCTCTACCTCACCGACTTCATCTGCTGCGTGGCCGTCGTGTCCGTGTCCTACGCCATGATCGCCCGGGCGCTGCGCAGGAACGCGCGGGCGAGGAGCGGCCCTGCGGCCGCGGGCACGCCCGGGGCCCAGCCCTTCgcggggcccggcgccgtgCCCGCTCTGTACAggacccagagctgcagcaagccGCCCCACGGCCACGCCAAGCTCGTCGGCCGGCTCCCGCTGGCCTCGGCCGTCAACCTGGCCACGGCCAAGGACTCCAAGGCGGTGGTGACGTGCGTGGTCATCGTGCTCTCCGTCCTGGTGTGCTGCCTGCCGCTGGCCATCTCCTTGGTGCAGGACATGCTGTCCGGCAGCGGTGGCTTTGTGCTCTACCAGTTCGAGCTGTGCGGGTTTACGCTCATTTTTTTCAAGTCGGGATTAAATCCCTTCATATATTCCCGCAACAGCGCGGGGCTGCGGAGGCGCATGCTCTGGTGCCTGCAGTACGCGGCCCTGGTCTTTTTCTGCTGCAAGCACAAGACGAGGCTTCGAGCCATGGGCAAAGGCAGCCTGGAGGTCAACAGGAACAAGTCGTCCCACCACGAGACCAACTCGGCCTACATGTTGTCTCCGAAGGCTCAGAAGAAGGGCTTGGAGCAGGCGTGCGGTGCCAGCCACTCCAAGGACAGCGTGCTGAGCCCCAAGGCGTCGgcgggacagcagcagcagcagcagcactacgggcagagcagctccacccCGCTGAACACGCGGGTCGAGCCCTACTACAGCGTGTACAACAGCAGCCCCTCGGCGGAGGGCAGCACCCCGCACAGCCTGCAGCCCGCGGCCTTCGCCTTCGCCAAGGGCTGCGGCGCCGCTCCCGCCAGGCACATCCCGCTGCCCTCCGTGTAG